A genomic segment from Candidatus Deferrimicrobium sp. encodes:
- the argH gene encoding argininosuccinate lyase, producing MAKKKAWGGRFGGETDRFVEEFTASIPYDVLLYRHDIAGSIAHARMLAKRGILPKVEAERIVKGLLAIRGEIESEKFPFDLSDEDIHMAIERRLIRRIGPVGGKLHTGRSRNDQVATDLRLYLREEIDEILRLLAEIEETVVSRAEELFGVVLPGYTHLQRAQPILFSHYLLAYREMFARDADRFMETRRRVNVSPLGAGALAGSTFPLDRAITAQDLGMDGVCENSIDAVSDRDFAADFLYACAVTMMHLSRLSEEMVYWSSSEFRFLSLPDALCTGSSIMPQKKNPDVAELIRGKTGRAYGNLTNLLTLMKGLPLAYNRDMQEDKEPVFDSARTVKDCLTGANLLLRGMAVNEDRMRAACDDGFLTATDLADYLAKKGVPFRKAHEITGRIVRHCEERGMRLKDLSLKELRAFSKVIGEDVRSAISLTNSVRLRKTRGGTGAEAVRARLSSLRKK from the coding sequence TCGAGGAGTTCACCGCTTCGATACCGTACGACGTCCTGCTGTATCGGCACGACATCGCCGGCAGCATCGCCCACGCACGGATGCTGGCGAAAAGGGGAATCCTGCCGAAGGTCGAGGCGGAGCGGATCGTCAAGGGTCTGCTGGCGATCCGCGGGGAGATCGAATCGGAGAAATTCCCCTTCGATCTCTCCGACGAGGACATCCACATGGCGATCGAGCGCCGGCTGATCCGCAGGATCGGCCCCGTCGGGGGAAAGCTTCACACGGGGCGCAGCCGGAACGACCAGGTCGCCACCGATCTCCGGCTGTATCTGCGCGAAGAAATCGACGAGATTCTCCGGCTCCTCGCGGAGATCGAGGAAACCGTCGTCTCCCGGGCCGAAGAGCTGTTCGGGGTCGTTCTTCCCGGCTACACCCATCTTCAGCGGGCGCAGCCGATCCTCTTCTCCCATTACCTTCTGGCGTACCGGGAGATGTTCGCCAGGGACGCCGACCGGTTCATGGAGACGCGCCGGCGTGTGAACGTCTCTCCGCTCGGGGCCGGAGCGCTGGCCGGTTCCACGTTCCCCCTGGACCGGGCGATCACGGCGCAGGATCTGGGGATGGACGGGGTGTGCGAGAACAGCATCGACGCCGTCTCGGATCGCGATTTCGCCGCCGATTTCCTGTACGCGTGCGCCGTGACGATGATGCACCTGTCGCGACTCTCCGAGGAGATGGTGTACTGGTCGTCCTCGGAGTTTCGCTTCCTCTCCCTTCCGGACGCTCTGTGCACCGGGAGCAGCATCATGCCGCAGAAAAAGAACCCCGACGTGGCCGAACTCATCCGGGGGAAGACCGGGCGCGCCTACGGGAACCTCACGAATCTCCTCACCCTCATGAAGGGGCTTCCGCTCGCATACAACCGGGACATGCAGGAGGACAAGGAGCCGGTCTTCGATTCGGCCCGCACCGTAAAGGATTGCCTCACCGGGGCGAATCTGCTGCTCCGGGGGATGGCGGTGAACGAGGACCGGATGCGGGCGGCATGCGACGACGGGTTCCTCACCGCCACCGACCTCGCGGACTACCTCGCGAAGAAGGGGGTGCCGTTCCGCAAGGCCCACGAGATCACCGGGAGGATCGTCCGGCATTGCGAGGAGCGCGGGATGCGGCTGAAGGATCTCAGCCTCAAGGAGCTCCGGGCGTTTTCGAAGGTGATCGGCGAGGACGTCCGCAGCGCCATCTCCCTCACCAACTCCGTCCGGCTGCGGAAGACGCGCGGCGGAACGGGCGCCGAGGCGGTCCGGGCCCGTCTGTCGTCGCTCCGCAAGAAGTGA